Part of the Callospermophilus lateralis isolate mCalLat2 chromosome 8, mCalLat2.hap1, whole genome shotgun sequence genome, ACATAGACAGGTCCCAGTCTTTCTGcaacattatttttaaaggaaaaacaaattaaTCATACCAAAATTTGGAAGATCATCaaacaaatatgtaatgtttAAGAAGATTGCCAAAATGATCTTTGGTTCATTTAGAGATACTGTTGGTTCAAAATTTGAATTGTTTCAGTGTGGTCTTTTTTCTGTTCATGTAAGTACATGAATAGatacatgcacatatataatGTAAATGGAAGATTAAAATTCTTTTGTATATCTTTTCTTCTCACAAAAATAATGATATTAATATAGTCAGTATTTTGCCTTTTAGTCTCCAAATAAACTTGTGTTATGACTTAATGTAGTGAAGCATTAAATTGTAAAGTAATTGTACTGGGTAAGGTGGtatacacctgaaatcccagcaggtcaggaggttgagacaggagggtctcaagtttaaagccagcctcagctacagcaaagcactaatcaactcagtgagaccctgtctctcaataaaatgcaaactagggctggggatgtgtctcagtagttgagtgcacatgagttcaatccatagtacaaaaagagagataaaaataaatataataagtaaataaagtgaTTGTGATGGTGTGGTATGTACCagaataagttttaaaattattactTAATGTATGACATCACTtaatgtgttaattaattaatgtaAGACACTTTTTCCAATATGTATTCTATAAGTAACTGTCATGAACACAGATTACAttcatttgattttttgtttgtatAATTACAATTGGTATACTGTGAAACCCAAGGCTATTTGCATTATTAAGAGTATTGGTACATTTGGCTCTTTGTCATTTTGACAAATTTCTGTATTTAAACAATACAGAAATTGTCTGAGAATCTAATTATTAATGGAAAAGCAAGTAATTTGGGGGAGCATTACTTTATATAATAAAGATCAAGAAGACAGTATTTCTAATATTGGCCTGTATTCTAATCTTGTTTATTATATTAAATAACACCTGCTTCTATTATTCCTTATCATGATCACACTGCTATctaccttctcctcctcctcctcctctctctgctgTCTTTCCCTTTTATTGACAAGGTCTCTTTCTCCTACTGTGAATGGGGAAATCTCTCAAGATCAGAGGTTAATGGCTTAAAACTTACAATAACTCTGTCTCAGTTTTTAGTCATAACTTTCACTAACTTTTTGGTTTTCTGTTTGTATTGTATGGAACTTATcacaaataacaaaataattctattagattaacattaatcaggaacgagaggtgggagggaatgggagagagaagggaaattgcatagaaatggaaggagaccctcatggttatacaaaattacatataagaggatgtgaggggaaaggaaaaaaaacaacaagggagagaagtgaattacagtagatggggtagagagagaagatgggaagggaggggagaggggatagtagaggataggaaaggtagcagaatacaacagtcactagtatggcaatatgtaaaaactagTATGGTAATATGTaaaaacccatgtgattctgcaatctgtttatggggtaaaactgggagttcataacccacttgtatcaaatgtatgtatgaaatatgatatgtcaagagctttgtaatgttttgaacaacctataattaaaaaaaaaaaagaaaatgaggctTGAGTAAGATCTCAATGTGTTGGTGCCTTTAACAGGTAGGGAAAAACCACTCTTTAGAGATCACATAGCAATATGGAAAGTAATGTTTTCTTCTAAGCATGGTATTTATTTAAAATGGTTTAAACTCTTCTGTTTCCTCCTATGAAATATTATGCTATTTGCTAACagaattattttgtaattatAAACTAAAGGGCTGTGATTGGAAATAAATGACAAGAAAACTTAGATTATCATTATGTGtgcagtatatatttcctatgttcATTCTGTCGGGAAGCTGTGATGTTGAGACCTGAGTTTTCCAAGGGAGTTTTCCTGAGGTGTCCTCTAAGATTGGCATATGGCAGAAAGCTCTCTCAAGCTAAACATCCTTATCATTGTTTAGGATGTAGTAGTCTGAGATCTCAGGTGAGGTTGTTCAAATGCTGGAGTGAAGACAAGTAAAGGCCACACATTTATATCACGGAGAAAAGCAATTCCTTTAAAGCTAAAAGGTTGTGAAGAGCTTGAacacttaaaatataattttagcaATTCCACTTACTCATTTGATTGCCCAAACTCACGCATTTACCTTTAAGCAAATTGATGGAATATCTGTTCTCTAGGTCTTTGGCTGAAAATACAGTGTTGATTTTTCAGAAATCTCATTTCTGTTATATATGAAATTGTATCCACTGTGCCTGGAACACATTACCTAATTAATATTATTGGTAATAGAGCTATCATACCAGACCTGGGCTGTTGACATTTACAAGAGAACATCTATGGTAGTTTGTTTCAGCCATATTGTGAGTTTCTATCTCCCAATTTAAATATAATCTAAATTCATGTACACAGCAGTGTTTAGGGTATGCgaaaatgaattaaatgtaaaaatatccAAATATTACTATTTCCAAGTATTAATCCTACCTTTTGGTATAGTTAGGGTCTTTAAAAGTAGATAACAAAGTTCAGTTTTTCAGATGGAAAAATAGCTTTATAGAAACAAGAAAGGAATAATTACAATAGCGAATATTGCTGTGGATCCTATGTTTGTACCAAGGACATTGTGTATCAGTATTATCTACATTTTCCAGGTAACACAAATGAAATTTGACTCTTAATAGATAAATAAGCATAATCACATGTAAGAACAACCTCATCCATGTTTACATCATTTATTATCTGCAGTCTTGCAACAAATTCCTGAGTGGTTCCTCTGCATTGTCTTTCCCTCTAAAATCCAACTTGGTGACTGCATTTTGAGATTTTTCAAAACAGAAACTTTATTCACATTTCTCTTATGCTTAACTCCTTTCATTGGCTACCCAATGTgcttcacagatattttaaactCCTACTAATTATCTGGCTTTCACTTACCTCTCTAGCATCATCTGCTCTTTGCTGAGCCTTCTCCTGCTGAACCACTCTTGAAGTTCTTGAGAGTTTCCCTTACTATTGTATGGGCTTTTCCttttgtgtctctctctctccatcaacCCCTTTTCCTATCCTGTGGATTCTTTAGAATTCACCTTAGTTATCAAGGATTTTAGGATTTATTTTATGATCTTCTCTGGAGGTTTCATTAGTATTGTATAATTTCCTTATGATAACACACACAAATTTATTACTTATTACAGTCTCTGTACCCAGCTTGAATGTAAGGTCTCAATGGTGCAGAAACTGTACCAACTTTATATCTCTCTATATCCAGCACTTATCTTTGGTATATGACAGTTACTTAATAAATATTCTTTCTGTTTATTAGAATAAATGATTGATTATTTATTATGTATTACATAATGAAGGCCTTAATTTTCCTGACTATTCTCAAAGGATACCCAATATCCTACTTTCTTCTGTGACAATATGAAATGCCATTACATGTGATGACATAGAATTGCCTGAGTCTATAATTGGCACAACTCTTTATcttgtttttcatatctctgagttAAACACTCTGAGTTAAGAATGCAGAGTCATTTCTACCAAAAATGTTAATCAaatagaacaaaacaaacaacagaagATTTACCTTAGGGAGGGGTTTGGCAGGTTTACAGTGGAGTCCTCCCACAAAGTCAAAATTTGGTAAGAGTGGACGAGGAAATTCTAAATCCCAATAGGTTCGAATGAGCCAAAAATCAGCTTTCCCCATTGTCTCATATATTGTAGTGGGTCTCCCTGAatggagaaaagagaagaaaagaaaatgtgagacATGTATCTTGAATTCTTGATATATTTGTCTTGAAATGAGTTGGATTTGTATAGGCAAGATGTTCAAATGCacttgtgtatgtatgtgttggTGTGTTTGCATACTACAATTGGTATGTTTTTTAGGGTACATTTTTGCATACTATATTTGATACATTTTACATATGTTAATATGTACATAAACTAGTTGTGTGAGTACTTTCTAGTGTTCCATTTGTATATTTACAATcacaaataattaaattattaaCCTAAGCCTCCATGGAAGTAAACatgcattttatattattttatctcTAAAACTACAAAAGTAACCtaaatttttagaattttatgagATCCATTAATAATCAGTGCTCCCATAACTGTAGAGATATCTTTTCTAGGAGTAGTCAGTCTAATTCTTACAATTGAGCGAACCATTCCCTTGATCCTTGATTCTTCAAGTGAATTGTAATGATTTAGTGAGTATACCTGAATTCCTAATGACCTCTACTGCATTTGCCTCATATTAAGAGAGTAATAGTATTAACttggtaaattatatatatatatatatttagtaaaaGCCAGAAGTTTATACAAACATTAAAATAGAGGTTGGTTCTCATGCTTAATTTAGTTCATATTGTCTTAAATGGTAAGTGCAGTTTAAAAAATATAGACTAATAAGGTGTGGTTTTACTCTACACCAAGGTTTTAGGCCTTAACACatgattagtttgtttttttgaaAGGAATATGAAATATAAAGTATCACAATAAGAGACACTGTTAACTGTGAAAGAATCTTCACAGCAatgcaaataaatatatattttttaatttctaactGAGGAAACAAAGCTATTCAAAAGTAAACAATTTCCTCCTTGTACATATATATGGTTCTGCTAGTAATACATGTGTATGTTATCAATGTACATGCCTATCATCATTAAAACATTTAGTGAGATTAATAATGACTTAAAGATGAAAGAATAGTAAAATGCATATGTAATTGCTCAGAGAAATCTTCCGTGATTTAATTTGCAGGTTATTATTTCCTGAATCATTTTGAATAAGTAATTGCCACTGGTTTCTAACTGGCCCTATAATATAAGGGCCCTTATTTATTGGTGAGACTACTTGTTCATCTTATATTTTCATTCCATCCTTTTACttacagaaaagaaaattctTCTGATTTTATATTCATGCAAGCTCAGCTTCAAAGTCACAAGAAATTTAGGGTTTCACAGTACTAATTAAAGAACCAGCTTACCTAGAACTTCACTGTAAAACTGATTCCATTTCTTCACATCAAATGTCTGGaaccaaaaatcaaaataaagcatATACATTATGTTTTTAATCCGATCCATGAATGTCATTTGAGCACTTAATTCAGACATAATAATGGGCACGTAGGAAGGAGGGAATGTAAGTCCACCACTGTATTTTTCATATGTATAGCCGGTAGTAAAGCGGAGAGTGTATACAAATGGTACTTTAAGTAGCTCAGCCAGCAGCTCACCACAGGGACCAACTGCATCTGCAAGAACGACGTCAAATTTTGATTCTTGTAGTTTCATCATAAGTTTCTTGTTTAAAACTACATTTCTGCAGAGTTGTTCAATTGTATCAGAATATTCCTTGGAAACTTTTTGCATTAATGAAAAATATTCCCAAAAGTCATCTTTTGGAATATCATAAATTAATTCATGGATCCATTTGGAGAAACGTTCTTCCAAATGTTTTTCACTTGAAGGTGCAGGGTAAACCTCAAAATTAATAGCAGATGTTGTGTTGGGGTTAATTAGAATGGAAGCTGTTGATGTCAGAACAGTCACCTCATGACCTCTCTGGAGAAGTTCATCCAGGATTGTCTTTATGTTGATCCAATGGCTGTATTCTGTGGGCCACACCAGCACTTTTCCACAGCTTCCAGAGCTAAAGTAACACATCAGTTGTATCAGCAGTAGAACCGTGTTCCTTTTCACAGACATATTGGTGCAATGTAATGCTTCTTTTAAATTAGCAgctcttcttttctttaatttctcaTGCTTATATGTCTCAGGATTAATCAATTCAAAGTTAAAGTATAACTCCTGCACTTCAAAGTACAATTGTACAGGCTGATCATGTGGATGATAGGAGAACAAACGCAAGGTAGAGTATCTCAAGGTTATAAAAGTTTGCATGCCCTAGAGGGTTCATCTATCCTGTGgtgcctctctctctttttctctctccctctttccttccaGATGCTGACATGAGCTGAGTGGCTTTTCTTTGCTGAGCCCTTCTCTCATGCTGTGCTACTTCATCttaggctcagagcaatggaCTTAGCCAtcaatggactgagacctttgaatccttaagccccaaataaacttttgcttctctaagttgttcttaggtattttggtctcagtgatgaaaaagttgactaaaataaTCACTCCTCTCAATATTGTACAACCAAACCTCAACAGAAACATGGGTGGTGACAAGCGATGTTCAAACCAGAAGACTCCCCTACTGAAAATATGATTTCAGTGATGCAGATACTTGAATGAGTCAACCTCATTGTTTTTAAGagttttgttaatatttttaacaGTAGTGTAAAACATTCTAATCTAATCTAATGTTACTGTTTTTTTAATATGTTCTTGGAAGCAGACAATACATAGgaactggggctggagttgtggctcagttgtagaacacttccctgacatgtgtgaggcactgggtttgatcttcagcaccatataaaaataaataaatgaaataaagtcatcatgtccatatacaactaaaattttttaaaaaataaaatacctaggaacTTAACTCACCATTAGATATTTATCATTGTTGTTTTACTAAGCAATGTGTTGCATTCAAGTTATCTGAAGAATCATTTTAGTTTAGTTATTATGTTTTTCAATTTAATAGTACTAAAAGGAAGTTACAAATGAAAGTTTATTCAATTTCTCTCATCTCTGTATTGCTGTATAGCTTATCTTAAGATTTGTTGAACATTTCCAATCACCACTCCTTAAATCACTCCTTTAATAAGGTTAAGATTTTTACGATTATGGTGatatgatttagaatttcaatgaAACTGTTCCAAGAGTCCTGTTTAGAATTTAGGAGTATACATGTATAGCTACATATTTAAATTATCATATTTCTTAGGTTATTATTTCTATATGGCATCCTTTGTCCTGATATCATTTGATACTATGGTAGAATGTGCTATATGCAACTGGGTATGAGTGGTCTTTCTTCTCACCTTTCTGTGTCCCACAGGGAGCACTTCTACCACAATCAAAGAGATTCACCAGCATTTCTCCAGTGTAGATATGGTCAACATTTTGATCAAATCACCTCACCTTTTAGAAAGCTCCTGGTAAAGGCATGTTTGGTTGGGATTCTTTGAAAATTGTTCTTATTTGAGATCATCAATACATACCAACTGCtaaattattatctaaaataacAGCAATCCCATATCATTCGATTTAATCTCtgttgtgttagtcaactttgtaTTGTTACTCTAATCAAATTCCTGAGATAATGAACTGAAAAGAAAGTAAatattattttggctcacaattctgGACGTTTTGCAGTCTGTTGGCACCATTATGGGGGTACATTACTGTAGGAGAGTATGACATAGAAACGGGCTAGGAATTTAAAAAGAGAcatagagagaggaagagaaggggcTTAGATCCCAGTATTCCTTTCAAGGGCATATGCCAAATGACCTAACTTTCTTCCACTGAGCCTGACAATCTAAaaattctaccacctcccagtggTGCCATGAGCCAGGGACCAATCCTTTGGGACACAttcaagattcaaactataaacaCTTCTCCccacaaaaggaagaaaaatgtggAGGACAAAAGTTTCACTACTTGTGTTTTCAAAACTATatacttgcttttctttttttcattgcatTTTATATGCATGATTTGTTCTTTTCTCACTGTATAATAATgagcaacttttgaacataaaatatatattttctaatatagagaacttatatttaaaaaaaattagagaaaagataaacaagctaaatcttttctaaatattggcCATGCAGACCGTACATTGTCCAGAGCGTTCTTCAAAAGTATATAATTATTTTCTGTAGGGAGACCATTGTGTTATTTCTGTGACTTGCATGGGGCATCAAGGTACTCTGTGTGATTCCAGTAAACTATAGTACCATTAACTTATGTTCAATCTTTGTCTCACAGGTTTGTGGTCCAAAGCTGTCAATGATATTACACAAAAAAGGTAGAGTAATACAACCTCTGTTGTAATTAACTAATTGCAAACATGGATTTATTCTCATTCTATGATACCCTGATGAAAATAGTATAAGCTCAATT contains:
- the LOC143406469 gene encoding UDP-glucuronosyltransferase 2B31-like isoform X2, with the protein product MSVKRNTVLLLIQLMCYFSSGSCGKVLVWPTEYSHWINIKTILDELLQRGHEVTVLTSTASILINPNTTSAINFEVYPAPSSEKHLEERFSKWIHELIYDIPKDDFWEYFSLMQKVSKEYSDTIEQLCRNVVLNKKLMMKLQESKFDVVLADAVGPCGELLAELLKVPFVYTLRFTTGYTYEKYSGGLTFPPSYVPIIMSELSAQMTFMDRIKNIMYMLYFDFWFQTFDVKKWNQFYSEVLGRPTTIYETMGKADFWLIRTYWDLEFPRPLLPNFDFVGGLHCKPAKPLPKEMEEFVQSSGENGIVVFSLGSMVSNMPEEKANIIAFALAQIPQKVIWRYQGKKPDKLGPNTLIYNWIPQNDLLGHPKTKAFITHGGTNGVYEGIYHGVPMVGIPLFADQPDNIAYVKAKGAAIRLEYRTLSSSDLLKALRMVINNPLYKENAMKLSRIQHDQPVKPLDRAVFWIEFVMRHKGAKHLRVAAHDLSWFQYYSLDVIGFLLACVATVMFIITKCCLFCCQVFFKTGKKKKRE
- the LOC143406469 gene encoding UDP-glucuronosyltransferase 2B31-like isoform X4; translated protein: MSVKRNTVLLLIQLMCYFSSGSCGKVLVWPTEYSHWINIKTILDELLQRGHEVTVLTSTASILINPNTTSAINFEVYPAPSSEKHLEERFSKWIHELIYDIPKDDFWEYFSLMQKVSKEYSDTIEQLCRNVVLNKKLMMKLQESKFDVVLADAVGPCGELLAELLKVPFVYTLRFTTGYTYEKYSGGLTFPPSYVPIIMSELSAQMTFMDRIKNIMYMLYFDFWFQTFDVKKWNQFYSEVLGRPTTIYETMGKADFWLIRTYWDLEFPRPLLPNFDFVGGLHCKPAKPLPKEMEEFVQSSGENGIVVFSLGSMVSNMPEEKANIIAFALAQIPQKVIWRYQGKKPDKLGPNTLIYNWIPQNDLLDIKRML